A single window of Paenibacillus sp. FSL H8-0537 DNA harbors:
- a CDS encoding sensor histidine kinase, whose protein sequence is MNLLNNIRLRNKMFLVYFLGVIAPIILTNAIFYNIITENVKEQRINDIDRAVEQIKNEFQLMVDQGVGLSSFFYADYKTNEVLNMNFTHTEDYVEAYDLYLRSILNNYSPFSSSLQNKTIYVDNPTLLNSGNIGILSDEVREEAWYKLWLKDATPQPVFVRIEDPEGKFQSFSLLRRMDYFADRMDKEKLIKLDFKTIDITEIFSNLNVKGDMYLLGPGDRIEYTTNRAIDWQANTKHLYSSLKSDNLIQFEKGYGSISYLRGWKIVGTINEHEIIKAEVKSRYFILWSGCVMMIFPTVIILFITRSINVRIIEILKHMKKVKTQNFQMIMYGEARDEIGQLTLEFNNMIMQIKTLINDVYITAIQKKSLELERRKAQLNALQSQINPHFLFNALETIRMRSLLKHEKETAKMIQSMAMILRSSLTWNKEWVTVEEELGFIMCFLEIQKYRFEDKLKYQVDVEPEARACVVPKMVFLPFVENASIHGIEPLKKGGGIDIRIGIEEDFVVFSVKDNGIGMNGEQVSRLYDYLKSEEIIGDRIGIQNVIYRGKMLYGDRMVFEVHSHPGEGTRIVLKIPSNP, encoded by the coding sequence ATGAATCTACTGAATAATATCCGGCTGCGGAACAAAATGTTTCTGGTATATTTCCTTGGTGTCATTGCTCCTATCATTCTGACGAATGCGATTTTTTATAATATTATTACCGAGAATGTAAAAGAACAAAGAATCAATGATATTGACCGTGCCGTGGAGCAAATTAAAAATGAATTCCAGTTAATGGTTGACCAAGGTGTAGGGTTGTCTTCCTTTTTTTATGCGGATTACAAAACCAATGAAGTGTTAAACATGAATTTCACGCATACGGAAGACTATGTAGAAGCCTATGATCTCTATTTAAGATCAATTCTGAACAATTACTCCCCGTTCTCTTCTTCTCTGCAAAACAAAACGATATATGTAGACAATCCCACGCTTTTGAATTCAGGAAATATCGGCATATTATCCGATGAGGTTCGTGAAGAAGCATGGTATAAGCTTTGGCTGAAGGATGCGACACCACAGCCTGTATTCGTTCGCATCGAAGACCCGGAGGGCAAGTTTCAATCTTTTTCGCTGCTGCGGAGAATGGATTATTTCGCGGATCGAATGGACAAGGAAAAGCTGATCAAACTTGACTTCAAGACGATTGATATCACAGAAATTTTTTCTAATTTGAATGTGAAGGGAGATATGTACCTGCTGGGTCCAGGAGACCGGATAGAATACACAACCAACCGGGCAATTGACTGGCAGGCTAATACCAAGCATCTGTACAGCTCCTTGAAATCAGATAATCTCATTCAATTTGAAAAGGGATATGGCAGCATTAGTTATCTGCGCGGCTGGAAGATCGTGGGTACCATCAATGAGCATGAGATTATTAAGGCGGAGGTGAAGTCCCGCTATTTCATTCTTTGGTCCGGTTGCGTAATGATGATTTTTCCTACTGTAATTATCTTATTTATTACAAGATCCATTAACGTACGGATTATCGAAATCCTGAAGCATATGAAGAAAGTAAAAACACAGAACTTCCAGATGATCATGTATGGGGAAGCCCGTGATGAAATCGGTCAGCTGACGCTCGAATTCAACAATATGATTATGCAGATTAAGACATTAATTAACGATGTGTATATCACGGCCATCCAGAAAAAATCACTTGAGCTGGAACGGCGGAAGGCGCAGCTGAATGCTCTTCAAAGTCAGATTAATCCCCATTTCCTGTTCAATGCGCTGGAAACGATACGGATGCGGAGTCTGCTTAAGCATGAGAAGGAGACAGCCAAAATGATTCAAAGTATGGCGATGATTCTACGCAGCTCTTTAACCTGGAATAAGGAATGGGTAACGGTGGAGGAGGAACTGGGTTTTATCATGTGCTTTTTAGAAATACAGAAATACCGTTTTGAAGACAAGTTGAAATACCAGGTTGATGTAGAGCCTGAGGCTCGTGCTTGTGTAGTCCCTAAGATGGTGTTTCTGCCCTTTGTGGAGAATGCCAGCATTCATGGAATTGAACCGCTGAAAAAAGGCGGGGGAATTGATATCCGGATTGGGATTGAGGAGGATTTTGTCGTTTTTTCGGTCAAAGACAATGGAATTGGCATGAACGGGGAACAGGTCAGCAGGCTGTATGATTACCTCAAGTCGGAGGAAATTATTGGTGACCGGATTGGGATACAGAATGTCATCTACAGAGGCAAAATGCTTTATGGCGACCGAATGGTATTTGAAGTACATAGCCATCCTGGTGAAGGAACACGGATCGTGCTAAAAATCCCATCGAATCCATAG
- a CDS encoding ABC transporter substrate-binding protein, producing the protein MSKTRRMWLLCLTAVLSLSMITACSGNNNTKGSTGTAEQSGNPTTETKQDKVTFKIFNGVAGSKDGNTNQTTIGKLLEDQTGVNFKLEFVVGDLNTKIGTMIAANDYPDVLIPDAAIEEVLNAGAFIPLDDLIEQYGPNIKRVYGKSLNQMKSKDGKIYFLPIAAQVNDFIPEPEAGAAFWVQRRVLEEAGYPKIKTLDQYVELITNYREKHKDENLTGLVSLTHDWRFFATSNPPMHLMGYPNDGNVMVDTNTWEAKTYAGSDATKKWLKQLNTLNANGLFDKASFVDNYDQYIAKLTSHKVLGFFDYRWQVDNALNVLKDAARKDPSLDGYNYFPLPITFDENTPDAYLDPPGGLVTNRGIGITVSAKDPVRIIQYFDNMLTEENQTLLSWGIKGETYEVNEEGRYYRTQEQIDKIDEPFRESFGFKYYSWNWPMYNATSTLADGNARNVASQPEVFQMTLTEKDKLILEKYGVQTYSQLYAEPVSRPYFPAWGFAKEQNSPEQLWEASKDEMTKKYFPKMVMAAPDKFDAIWEEYMKEFGKLDTAGYEKWTTEQVKLKVEMANQ; encoded by the coding sequence ATGAGCAAAACCAGAAGAATGTGGCTTCTCTGTTTAACAGCCGTTTTATCGTTATCTATGATTACAGCTTGCTCTGGCAACAATAATACCAAGGGGAGTACAGGAACAGCGGAGCAGAGTGGTAATCCGACTACAGAAACCAAACAGGATAAAGTCACATTTAAAATTTTCAACGGGGTAGCCGGCTCGAAGGATGGTAATACCAATCAAACTACAATCGGTAAGCTTCTTGAGGATCAAACCGGTGTGAATTTTAAACTGGAGTTTGTAGTTGGTGACTTAAATACAAAGATTGGAACGATGATTGCCGCAAACGATTACCCTGATGTGCTGATTCCGGATGCAGCAATAGAAGAAGTGCTGAATGCAGGTGCTTTTATACCGCTCGATGATCTCATTGAGCAATACGGTCCGAATATCAAGCGGGTTTATGGAAAATCACTGAATCAAATGAAATCTAAAGATGGAAAAATCTATTTCCTCCCTATTGCCGCGCAGGTGAACGATTTTATTCCTGAGCCGGAAGCGGGAGCGGCTTTCTGGGTGCAGCGTCGTGTGCTGGAGGAAGCCGGATATCCCAAGATCAAAACGTTGGATCAGTATGTCGAGCTGATCACGAATTATCGGGAAAAGCATAAGGACGAAAATCTGACAGGATTAGTGTCACTTACACATGACTGGAGATTTTTTGCAACCTCCAATCCGCCTATGCACCTTATGGGCTATCCGAATGACGGCAACGTTATGGTAGATACCAACACTTGGGAAGCCAAAACGTATGCAGGTTCAGACGCCACCAAGAAGTGGCTGAAACAATTAAATACTCTCAATGCAAACGGACTTTTTGATAAAGCATCCTTTGTTGATAACTACGACCAGTATATCGCCAAATTAACTTCCCATAAGGTACTCGGCTTTTTCGATTACCGCTGGCAGGTAGACAATGCGCTTAATGTCCTGAAGGATGCGGCAAGAAAAGATCCTTCCCTGGACGGATATAATTATTTCCCGCTGCCGATAACCTTTGATGAAAATACCCCAGATGCTTATCTTGATCCTCCAGGCGGACTGGTAACCAACCGCGGAATCGGGATTACGGTCAGCGCCAAGGATCCGGTCCGAATCATTCAGTACTTTGACAATATGCTGACAGAAGAGAATCAAACACTGTTGTCATGGGGAATCAAGGGCGAAACCTATGAAGTAAATGAAGAAGGCCGCTACTATCGTACTCAAGAGCAAATTGACAAAATTGATGAGCCGTTCAGAGAAAGCTTTGGCTTCAAATATTACAGTTGGAACTGGCCAATGTATAATGCTACCTCTACACTTGCTGACGGCAATGCCCGAAATGTTGCCAGCCAGCCAGAGGTTTTCCAAATGACACTGACGGAGAAGGATAAACTCATTCTGGAGAAATATGGTGTTCAAACCTATAGCCAGTTGTATGCTGAGCCGGTCAGCCGTCCTTACTTCCCTGCTTGGGGATTTGCCAAGGAGCAAAATTCACCGGAACAGCTATGGGAAGCAAGCAAGGATGAAATGACGAAGAAGTACTTCCCGAAAATGGTAATGGCAGCTCCAGATAAGTTTGATGCCATATGGGAGGAGTATATGAAGGAGTTCGGTAAGCTAGACACTGCTGGCTATGAAAAATGGACAACGGAGCAAGTGAAGCTGAAGGTTGAGATGGCGAACCAGTAA
- a CDS encoding ABC transporter permease subunit, translating to MSQSKANKHPSRISVFFQKLFQQRALAIMSVPFLIWLIIFKYLPLWGWTIAFQDYKPAKKFMDQAWIGFEHFKFLFGDDRFLRVLRNTLAMSSINLIFGFVTAITLALLLNEIRNIAFKRVVQTVSYLPHFISWVVAASIIQTTLSPDGTINQLLVGLGFIDRGSEILFLGIPEYFWTIFGASSIWKDIGWNTIVYLAAMTTIDPTQYEAAEIDGANRFKKMIYITLPGIKSVVIILLIMNIGYLLESGFEPQYLLGNGMNVDYSENIDIFVLKYGIAQSNFSLSIAAGMFKTVVSFILLFIANNAAKRMGEARLY from the coding sequence ATGTCACAGTCAAAGGCAAACAAACATCCGAGCCGAATCAGTGTTTTCTTTCAAAAGCTGTTTCAACAGCGTGCCCTCGCTATCATGTCCGTTCCCTTTTTAATATGGCTAATTATATTTAAATATTTACCGCTATGGGGCTGGACCATCGCTTTCCAGGATTATAAGCCGGCTAAGAAATTTATGGATCAAGCCTGGATTGGGTTCGAGCATTTTAAATTTTTGTTCGGGGATGATCGGTTTCTCAGGGTTCTTCGGAATACGCTGGCGATGAGCTCGATTAATCTGATTTTTGGCTTCGTTACAGCGATTACACTTGCTTTGCTGCTTAATGAAATACGCAATATTGCCTTTAAACGTGTAGTTCAGACAGTCAGCTATTTACCTCACTTTATATCATGGGTGGTAGCCGCGAGCATTATCCAAACGACTCTGTCGCCGGATGGAACGATCAATCAATTGTTGGTAGGGTTAGGCTTTATTGATCGCGGTAGTGAGATATTGTTCTTAGGCATTCCTGAGTATTTCTGGACCATATTCGGAGCCAGCTCTATCTGGAAAGACATAGGATGGAATACCATTGTGTATCTGGCGGCGATGACCACGATTGATCCTACACAATATGAAGCTGCAGAGATTGACGGTGCGAACCGTTTCAAAAAGATGATCTATATTACATTGCCTGGTATTAAATCTGTTGTGATCATACTGCTAATTATGAATATCGGATATCTGCTGGAGTCGGGATTCGAACCACAATATTTGCTAGGCAACGGCATGAATGTGGATTATTCCGAAAACATCGATATTTTCGTGTTGAAATACGGGATTGCCCAGAGTAATTTCTCTCTTTCCATTGCAGCAGGCATGTTCAAGACCGTGGTCAGCTTCATTCTCTTGTTCATAGCGAATAACGCTGCGAAACGCATGGGCGAAGCCAGGCTGTATTAG
- a CDS encoding carbohydrate ABC transporter permease: MNSSIGDRLFIICNYSFMIFLMIITLYPFLNVLAVSLNSAQDSIKGGIYLLPREWTLANYSYIFREATIFHATFISVLRTVIGTVVTVFCSAMVAFTLSRQEYVLRKFITVAFIMTMYFNGGLIPNYLLMRDMGLVGSFWVYILPGIIGVFNLIIIRSFIENLPESILESAKIDGAGDYRTFFSIILPLTVPVLATVALFSGVYQWNMWFDVFLYNSSDSNLSTLQYELQKILQNSNTTTGTSSMDGMIQGATGGQQNMVTPMAVRATMTIVASVPIIMVYPFLQKYFVKGMMVGGVKG; encoded by the coding sequence ATGAACTCTTCCATCGGTGACCGCTTGTTCATCATTTGCAACTACAGCTTTATGATTTTTTTGATGATCATTACTCTCTACCCTTTTTTGAATGTACTTGCGGTTTCTCTCAACAGTGCACAGGATTCAATAAAAGGCGGAATATATCTGCTGCCAAGAGAGTGGACACTCGCTAACTATAGCTACATTTTTAGAGAGGCGACCATTTTTCATGCGACTTTCATATCAGTCCTGCGCACAGTCATAGGAACCGTCGTCACAGTCTTCTGCTCAGCCATGGTGGCTTTTACGCTTAGCAGACAGGAATATGTGCTGCGCAAATTCATCACCGTGGCCTTCATTATGACCATGTATTTTAACGGAGGATTGATTCCTAATTATCTCCTTATGAGAGACATGGGGCTGGTGGGCAGCTTCTGGGTGTATATTCTTCCGGGTATCATTGGCGTTTTCAACCTGATCATTATCCGTTCCTTTATTGAGAATCTTCCAGAAAGTATTCTTGAGTCGGCAAAAATTGACGGTGCAGGAGATTACAGAACCTTTTTCAGTATTATTTTGCCGTTAACGGTGCCCGTGCTTGCAACGGTAGCTTTATTTTCCGGGGTATACCAATGGAATATGTGGTTTGACGTATTTCTTTATAATTCATCAGACAGCAATTTAAGCACCTTGCAATATGAACTGCAGAAAATTTTACAGAACTCCAATACGACCACCGGAACATCCAGCATGGATGGAATGATTCAAGGGGCCACCGGAGGACAGCAAAATATGGTTACGCCTATGGCAGTTCGTGCTACGATGACGATTGTTGCCTCGGTGCCGATTATTATGGTGTATCCGTTCCTGCAGAAATATTTTGTTAAAGGCATGATGGTAGGCGGAGTAAAAGGGTAA
- a CDS encoding carboxylesterase family protein, giving the protein MLREVHVENGIVQGLPAADPRITSFKGIPFAAPPVGENRWRAPQPVQSWDGKRKAYDFAPISMQAPTVIDINNIYSREWAVDPNLPMDEDCLYLNVWTPAKQTDEKLPVFVWYFGGGFQVGHTAEMEFDGERIARRGIVVVTVNYRLNAFGFLSHPEITAESPDAPANFGHLDQQAGTQWVKRNIAAFGGDPDQITIGGQSAGGGSVLSQLTSPQNEGLFQRAVIMSGVFTPLYPNNPVPPRNRSLRTAEEEGASFFEFIGVSTLEEARKLDAVYIRDKMLDYRGLWGTVVDQVYCKGNPYDLFLKGQQHKVPIMLGNTASEFFSVPVVSSVDEFRAMAVEMFGEEAKEYLELFADHSENLKEMISQASVNHIEYAARVSVKANSDSGSGVPMYYYTFDADIPGWDNPGTFHSVDLWFHFETLAKCWRPFVGKHYDLARQMCNYLAYFIGTGDPNGKDSTGEDMPLWKPCTAEAPYGMKFAEKAEFVEKLPGEVMQFLVRQYFKR; this is encoded by the coding sequence ATGTTAAGAGAAGTGCATGTTGAGAATGGTATCGTTCAAGGTCTGCCAGCGGCTGATCCGCGTATTACCAGCTTCAAGGGAATTCCGTTCGCAGCCCCGCCTGTTGGAGAGAACCGCTGGCGTGCTCCTCAGCCTGTGCAAAGCTGGGATGGGAAACGGAAAGCGTATGATTTTGCCCCCATTTCAATGCAAGCACCGACTGTCATTGATATCAATAATATTTATTCCCGGGAATGGGCAGTTGATCCAAACCTTCCGATGGATGAAGACTGTCTTTACCTTAATGTGTGGACACCTGCCAAACAGACCGATGAGAAGCTTCCTGTTTTTGTATGGTATTTTGGCGGAGGGTTCCAGGTCGGACATACGGCCGAAATGGAGTTTGACGGCGAACGTATTGCCCGCAGAGGAATTGTCGTAGTAACCGTGAATTACCGCTTGAATGCCTTTGGCTTTCTAAGCCATCCTGAAATTACTGCCGAATCGCCCGATGCTCCCGCGAATTTTGGACATCTTGATCAGCAGGCGGGTACGCAGTGGGTGAAACGAAACATTGCTGCTTTTGGCGGAGATCCTGATCAAATCACAATAGGGGGACAGTCAGCTGGCGGCGGCAGTGTGCTGAGCCAGCTGACCTCGCCGCAAAATGAGGGGCTGTTCCAGCGGGCCGTGATTATGAGCGGTGTCTTTACTCCGCTCTACCCAAACAACCCAGTGCCTCCAAGAAACCGATCCCTAAGGACGGCTGAGGAGGAAGGAGCGTCCTTCTTTGAATTTATAGGTGTGTCGACTCTGGAAGAGGCTCGCAAACTGGATGCCGTATATATTCGCGATAAAATGCTAGATTATAGGGGATTATGGGGAACAGTTGTGGACCAAGTGTACTGTAAAGGCAATCCCTATGACCTTTTTCTGAAGGGGCAGCAACATAAGGTACCGATTATGCTGGGAAATACCGCCTCCGAATTTTTCAGTGTACCCGTTGTCAGCAGCGTGGATGAATTCAGAGCTATGGCTGTTGAAATGTTCGGCGAGGAAGCGAAGGAATACCTTGAGCTATTTGCTGATCATTCAGAAAATCTGAAGGAAATGATAAGTCAGGCTTCCGTTAACCATATTGAATACGCGGCCCGTGTTTCCGTTAAGGCCAACAGTGATTCCGGCAGCGGCGTCCCTATGTACTATTACACTTTTGATGCCGACATTCCAGGCTGGGACAATCCGGGAACCTTTCATTCGGTGGATCTGTGGTTTCACTTCGAGACACTGGCCAAATGCTGGCGGCCCTTTGTGGGCAAGCATTATGATCTTGCCCGTCAGATGTGCAACTATCTTGCCTATTTCATTGGCACGGGAGATCCAAATGGTAAAGATTCAACCGGAGAGGATATGCCTCTATGGAAACCGTGTACAGCGGAAGCACCATACGGCATGAAATTTGCGGAAAAGGCGGAGTTTGTGGAGAAGCTTCCGGGTGAGGTTATGCAATTTCTGGTCAGGCAATATTTCAAGCGTTAA
- a CDS encoding RICIN domain-containing protein, giving the protein MSKKKVSLGVKVMLLLALLISPMLLSGNPAEAWVGMPMSKLHVNGNQLVNTDGQPVLLSGWHQPSGAYWTYQNSNYYLNQNGGNRHAAILEYLKDITDTFTSTSAKYGNNHGWYMNQVRLFIDREDMGDVAAGTYNFAGLQAVTQNVIIPYINYAKTKGLYVTLGLDYTLNNNQATTPDNLAKFNQIWGYLADQPGIKSADNVMFELINEPVLSDVNGVWGGNPSQSNFVAHWNSLKNFQNSMISTIRSKGADNVVWAAGLGWDQYYQLCAAYPLTDPLNNVGYSVHWYPGYGANDNYAPLQQQWDTNIKPCADNYPINITETTWFKKQPGDSSYWELFNGSNEGFGKNTKAIFTAAGNVSIAVHMNGFLLNSGTRSSFADPTAGLLYDGNTARDGMARFIFEWYYERAQFNPWNGVWNGVTNGATYKLVNRASGKTLEVPGGQNTNALQLQQSTDNNTAAQRWVVTNQGTYNNYYKLRSVSSSDNKVMDVRNGTKNNGEAIQLMQDLSNTAQQFRLIKLSNGYWSMLNVNSNKAVEVLASSTANGAKIQQNLYRGDLNQQWQLVQIN; this is encoded by the coding sequence ATGAGTAAGAAGAAAGTTAGTTTAGGAGTCAAGGTTATGCTGCTTCTCGCACTATTGATATCACCGATGCTGCTAAGCGGAAATCCGGCAGAAGCCTGGGTTGGCATGCCAATGTCCAAGCTCCATGTTAATGGTAACCAGTTGGTAAACACTGACGGTCAGCCCGTATTGCTTAGCGGGTGGCATCAGCCTTCCGGTGCTTATTGGACCTATCAGAACAGCAACTACTATCTGAATCAGAACGGCGGGAATCGGCATGCTGCTATTCTGGAATATTTGAAGGATATTACCGATACCTTTACGAGCACTTCCGCCAAATACGGCAACAACCATGGATGGTATATGAATCAGGTCCGTCTATTCATAGATCGGGAAGACATGGGAGACGTTGCAGCGGGCACCTATAACTTTGCTGGTTTGCAGGCCGTCACCCAGAACGTAATCATTCCTTATATCAACTATGCTAAGACCAAAGGCCTATATGTAACACTCGGTCTCGATTACACATTGAATAACAACCAAGCGACAACGCCCGACAACCTTGCTAAATTCAATCAGATCTGGGGCTACCTAGCTGACCAGCCCGGCATTAAGAGCGCGGATAACGTCATGTTCGAGCTAATCAATGAGCCTGTATTATCCGATGTTAACGGTGTTTGGGGCGGAAATCCTTCCCAGTCCAATTTCGTTGCTCACTGGAACTCGCTCAAAAATTTCCAAAACTCGATGATTTCTACAATCCGCAGTAAAGGCGCAGATAACGTTGTCTGGGCGGCGGGACTCGGCTGGGATCAATACTATCAATTATGCGCAGCGTATCCACTGACGGATCCACTGAACAATGTTGGTTATTCGGTCCATTGGTATCCAGGCTATGGCGCCAATGACAATTATGCGCCTTTACAGCAGCAGTGGGATACCAATATTAAGCCTTGCGCTGATAATTATCCAATCAATATTACGGAAACCACCTGGTTTAAGAAACAACCCGGAGACTCCTCCTATTGGGAGCTGTTTAACGGTTCAAACGAGGGATTCGGCAAAAACACGAAAGCGATCTTCACAGCAGCAGGCAATGTGAGCATTGCCGTCCATATGAACGGGTTTTTGCTGAATTCCGGCACAAGAAGCTCGTTCGCAGACCCGACAGCTGGCTTGCTGTATGATGGCAATACAGCCCGCGATGGGATGGCCCGTTTTATTTTTGAATGGTATTATGAACGCGCCCAGTTCAATCCTTGGAATGGTGTTTGGAATGGAGTGACGAATGGTGCCACGTACAAGCTTGTGAACCGTGCATCGGGCAAAACACTCGAGGTGCCGGGCGGGCAAAATACGAACGCCCTGCAGCTTCAACAGTCGACGGACAATAATACGGCGGCGCAGCGCTGGGTCGTTACGAATCAAGGAACCTATAACAACTATTACAAGTTGCGGAGCGTGAGCTCATCTGACAATAAAGTCATGGATGTTCGTAACGGAACGAAAAACAACGGGGAAGCGATTCAGCTTATGCAGGATCTCTCTAATACAGCACAACAGTTTCGATTGATCAAGCTGAGTAACGGATACTGGAGCATGCTTAATGTGAATAGCAACAAAGCAGTTGAAGTGCTGGCATCCTCCACGGCAAATGGTGCGAAGATCCAACAAAATTTATACCGAGGCGATCTGAATCAGCAATGGCAGTTGGTTCAAATTAATTAG